Proteins from one Xenopus tropicalis strain Nigerian chromosome 1, UCB_Xtro_10.0, whole genome shotgun sequence genomic window:
- the abhd4 gene encoding protein ABHD4 gives MAEELEEHNQNWLTGWIPSWCPTSMSKLKAVESRILQCIKNKFSAQYVSLPDQNKIWTLTVSPELQKKTPLVMVHGFGGGIGLWIQNLDHLSSSRTLHAFDLLGFGRSSRPNFPSDPEGAEEQFVSSIEQWREQMGIRNMILLGHSLGGFLAASYSIKFPERVKHLILVDPWGFPTMPTDPSEIRSPPTWVKALAAVLGRSNPLAVVRAAGPWGPGLVQRFRPDLKRKFQEYFEDDTIMEYIYHCNAQTPSGESAFKTMMERFGWAKRPMMSRINQIPKDLPITFIYGAETWIDRSTGERVKEERSDSFVKTLAIKGASHHVYADQPGTFNAVVEEICDAAD, from the exons ATGGCCGAAGAGCTGGAGGAACA CAATCAGAATTGGCTGACTGGCTGGATTCCATCGTGGTGCCCAACATCCATGTCCAAACTAAAGGCTGTTGAGTCAAGGATCCTTCAGT GTATCAAGAACAAATTTTCTGCTCAGTATGTATCACTTCCTGACCAAAACAAGATATGGACACTGACGGTGAGCCCTGAGCTTCAGAAGAAGACCCCTCTGGTTATGGTCCATGGCTTTGGAGGAGGTATAGGGTTGTGGATCCAGAATTTAGACCACTTGAGTTCTAGTCGGACTTTACATGCCTTTGACTTGCTGGGATTTGGACGTAGCTCCCGTCCAAACTTTCCTAGCGATCCGGAAGGAGCAGAGGAACAGTTTGTGTCATCCATCGAGCAATGGAGAGAGCAAATGGGAATTAGGAATATGATTCTCCTAGGGCACAGTTTGGGAGGATTTCTGGCTGCCTCTTATTCCATCAAATTCCCAGAGAG AGTAAAACACCTCATTCTTGTGGATCCATGGGGTTTCCCCACTATGCCAACAGACCCCAGTGAAATCCGTTCACCTCCAACATGGGTAAAGGCTCTGGCTGCTGTGCTTGGACGCTCTAACCCTTTGGCAGTTGTAAGGGCAGCTGGACCATGGG GTCCAGGGTTGGTACAGAGGTTCCGTCCAGACTTAAAAAGAAAATTTCAAGAGTACTTCGAAGATGATACCATTATGGAATATATCTACCACTGCAATGCCCAAACACCCAG TGGCGAGAGTGCTTTCAAGACCATGATGGAGAGGTTTGGCTGGGCCAAACGTCCCATGATGTCCAGAATTAATCAGATCCCTAAGGACCTTCCAATAACATTCATTTACGGAGCAGAGACTTGGATTGACAGAAGCACTGGAGAGAGGGTCAAAGAGGAACGGTCAGACTCCTTTGTGAAGACATTG GCAATCAAAGGAGCCTCCCATCATGTGTATGCCGATCAGCCAGGTACCTTCAATGCTGTTGTAGAAGAGATTTGTGATGCAGCTGACTGA
- the dad1 gene encoding dolichyl-diphosphooligosaccharide--protein glycosyltransferase subunit DAD1, giving the protein MSVSVLSVVSRFLDEYVSSTPQRLKLLDAYLLYILLTGALQFLYCLLVGTFPFNSFLSGFISSVGSFILGVCLRIQINPQNKSDFQGISPERAFADFLFANTILHLVVINFIG; this is encoded by the exons ATGTCAGTCTCCGTGTTGTCGGTGGTTTCTCGGTTCTTAGATGAATATGTCAGCTCCACTCCGCAGCGGCTCAAGCTGCTGGACGCGTACTTGCTGTACATCTTGCTGACCGGCGCTTTGCAGTTCTTGTACTGCCTGCTGGTTGGGACCTTCCCTTTCAATTCCTTCTTGTCCGGCTTCATCTCCTCCGTGGGCTCATTCATCCTTGGCG TGTGTTTAAGGATCCAGATAAACCCACAGAACAAAAGTGACTTCCAGGGGATTTCTCCAGAGAGAGCTTTTGCAGACTTCCTGTTTGCCAACACTATTTTACACTTGGTTGTGATTAATTTTATCGGTTGA